Part of the Lolium rigidum isolate FL_2022 chromosome 6, APGP_CSIRO_Lrig_0.1, whole genome shotgun sequence genome, CTCATGCCAAACCTGCCGGGAGAAGTGGCAAGACATGGTGAGGTGGTGCATCATCTCAGGCAACTGGTCACAGAGCACGCACTTGGCGTGGCGCTGCAATCCCCGGCGTGGCAGGCGGTCAGCGGTCCAGCACCGGTCCTATGCTGCAAGCCAATGGTGAAACTTGACGCGCGGCGTCTCCCAAGTCTTCCAAATTAGTTTGCAGCTCTGGGAGAGGAGCGAGCCATGGAACAGGGCCCTGTAGCACGACTGCGCGGAGTAGACGCCGTTCGGAGACCACTTCATGGCTATATTTTTTTATCTTCGTTGTTGTTTCGAAATGAATCTGTACGTTaccaatgcatgccattaatctcTATAGGATAGTAGAGAGCACACACAGGCAAGCAGAGCCCGTTTACTTTGTGTCCTGGCTATGTCGTGCCTTTCCAGGAGCTTCCCTGGGACATATGTTTTTGGTTAGTGTCCTGGACGATAAATTTCTAGCTTGGCCCGCCTAGACAACCCCAGTAAAATCTGTTACTGCAAACAGAAATAGGGATTGCAAAAGGCAATACCATTCAAGTGAGCAAAACCAACCTATGAACAGTTGAAGCGAAAATAGAAATTTGGAGTGTAATATCTTGCAAAATACTACCATGTACTACTCAGCCTCTATAGTCTGTTCCATTTTGCTTGTAAATGTGAACTCTTGAATGAGCTGAAAATTCTCCTGTATCGTCTGAATATTAATCCCTTGTCCTGTTTGCACAGGTTCGATGGAGCCATATCCAGATCAGCACCTCCCATCCTCGGAGCTCCAAGTTTTTGTGTCATTCCGGCAGCGTGGACCTGGCGCGGATGCCATTGCGTCGCCTACAAGGCCACAAGGCGTCATAGCTACAGTTGGCGACTCACATGTCGGTGCCCATGAATTGTGTCTGAATTGTTCTTGCTTCCATGAGCTATACTCGTGTCTTCGGTCGGTGTAGTGTAACCGACATGAGTCGTGTGGCTGCTGTGCCAGCCTGATCAATCTAGAACGTGAACACTGAAACTCGGCAGTTCTGAACAACGTTTCTGGAGAGGCTTGGCACTTGTGTGTGACAGGCTTGTAGTGATGAATTGAAGCCTTGAAGGGTCTGGGTAGCCGGACGTATCTGAGATATGTTGTGTTGTGCGGTTGTGCCTAGATGAGGTTGTACTTCATCAGTGCATGGTGCGACGTTGAGTTGTTCATgggggcagaaagaaagaaaggtaTATGCTGATTGCCATTTCTATGACGTAATGGCTTTGCGATGGACCCATAACTAAATTATCTTAGGATGTACGCTTTGGTGATCATGGAGTCGATCCTTATCCCTCCTGGCCGCCGTAGCCGACGGATGGGCTTGAGCGCATAGCATTCCACTCACTTGGCGTTGGCGCAAGTTGCAATGCAGTTTCACTGACCAAATCAAGCACCCAAGAGGCAGAAATGCCACTTGCAATGCATTTCTATGCAAAGACTTTAGCGTAAAGTGTTCCAGCTGACGAAAAAAAACCAGTTCGTCTGATGGAGATCAACAGTTACACTATGTCGGGCTGCTCGCCTGACTGGGCGGCGTCACCGTCGCTGGTGGCTGCGGCAAAGGAAGACGCCGATCGCCGCCTCTCGTCCGTCGGCCGTTGCGGCTAAAGCAGACGCCGATCGTCCGTCCGTCCAGTCCGTCGTGCGAAGCCTTTTTTTCGGAGTAGCATCGGGTTCGGCCCGCGTTCACATCGCTGTCTCCACTGGGTGCCTTTTGGAGCAACGGAGGAACGCTGTCGTTCTCTGTCCTTTTTGGCCTTCCTTTCGGCAGTGTGCTTCTTTATCATGTCAGGTCCGCGTGAGTATCAGATGTGTTAGCCTCCGTAGAGAGAAAGTATCTGATGTTTGACACTGGAGATGATCATATCGGATCGTATCATATCGCGGAGAGAGGGGTTGAGCTGAGGAGCACACACCTGCTGGTAGGACTAACAGGGTTAATGCACTTAGTCACGTGACTTTCAGTCAATCATGCTAAACAAGAGAAGAATGAGGGTAAACATGAACAAAATCTAAAATATTGGGATAAAAATTCCAAACCAACACTTTTGAAGTTCTTACTTAATAACAACACCCATAATATTCAACAATTAGCTGCTACTCACTCTATTCCGATATAATTGACTTCAATCCGGAGAACTGAGTTCTACAATTACGAGCAAGCGAAATGCGAGTACATGCAGCCACACCCggttcgaatccccatctcgCGGTAATTTCGCGAGGAGGGGCGAATAAaccgggttatcatcctagcgtccatccgcggggagagtctcatcctacctaacaacgtatagccaagggagggatcattcccccgttggtcaacgttttgaCTTCAATCCGAATCGTTATCTGCTCATTGTCTTGTGTCCCTCATGTCAATTTAAACAGAATGGAGGAAGAAATTTATGTCATCACATTAGGCTCAGTTGACATCGAATCTGACATATGGAAAACACCAGCTAGAGTAGCGAGGATGTGATCAGAGTGGCGAAGTTAAGGGGCCAATAGGGGCCATGACATTGTACAACATATCCTCCATATCCTCCCAACTGATGATTAACATGTTTGGTCCTCGTTAACCCATAATCATGCCCTAGCGTCGTCGCCCATAACATGTTGTCATGGCATGGCATTTATTTAGTACTATTTCATCAAAAAATAAATTGGACAATTTCTTCGACTGAAAATACAACGGCTAGTGCTAGCTAGCACTGTTAGCGTTAACCGTGGCAGGCAGCTTGCACTTTGCACAGCGACCGACCGTTGCCGTCGTCCAGCTTGCGCGAGGACCGACCGTTAACGAGCGCTAAATCCCGAAACTACCCTCAGACGTCGACCCGCACGCGCGCCCGACGACGGCGCAGCTTGCTTTCTCCATCCTCCTGCGCGTCTCCTCCCCTTCACGCCGCCGTCGTCACTCTGTCCTTATCCGTCTTTTTTCCATCTCTCCCTATTTAGCCCCGACCTGCCCCCGGCCGTCGTCTCCACGCAGCTCAGTCATACACACCTCCACAAGCACAGCCACATCGCCAGTACACCAGCTAGCTTCTCGTACCTTGAGCAACGCaaggccggccatggactcggagtcGTCCACGTCGCCCTACTCGCCCCCGTCCCTGCGCCACAAGCTGCGGACCACCGTGTGCGGCTGCTTCGGCTCGCCGGACAGCGACGGGGAGAGGCCGCAGAGCGGCAGCGGCAGGGccaagtggaggaggagggtcGCCGCCACGGGCGAGTTCAGGTACGACCCGCTCAGCTACGCGCTCAACTTCGACGACGGCGGCAGCGACGACAGCGACGAGGCCGCGGATGCCGCGTTCCGGTACCGGAACTTCAGCTCCCGTCTGCCGAGCTCGCCGAAGCCGGCAGCGGCCCGGAGGCTCACCGCCGTCCCCATCGCATGAACTGGATCGCAGTGACCCTGTTTCTTTTTTTGCTGTAACTTCCTTGTCTAAGCGAGATTGAAGCCCTTACTTACGGATGTAACTCTAAGCAAATTCATTTACGAGCAATTTATATAGCGGGAGGAGTATAGCAGTAGCAAACCGAACGTGTAATCGACCACTAATATACAGTGAACTGAGGACTTGATTGTCACAGAAATTTGTCTCTGCTCTGTCTGAGAAGTTCATCTCTCTTCGTTTCGATTATCTGAAGCACTTGATTAGAAGCAGACACTTTGGACAATTGGTTCTCGCGGAGGAATAGAGCTGGGGAACTGATCAGAGTGAACGCACCACAGAACGGCGGAAAAGGCGGTGTGCGTGTGGGAATCCGATCCCGGAGAGGCCGTGCGAGTGGAGCTAGCCGTTTTGCCCGTCGCTCCAAACGGTCACCTCTCTGCTAGCTGTCGGTAAGGAACAGTCAAGGGAGTACTCACCATCGCAACAACTAGCTTCGTTGACTGTACAAATGTAGGGGCTACCGTACATTATTACGGCTCGGAAGAGGTGAAGCTTTCGCGCCAAATTGTTCCGTCTTTTAAACTTTTTTACCCACTAGGAAACGAAGCAAGTGGTGTCAAAGATGTATACATATGCATACATGCAGAGAAACCGTGCTAAAACACAAGTACTAGTGCAGCTGGCACGACTAAGCTATGAGCTAGCAAGTGACGCCGAAAACCATCAACACAACACGAACCCGAGCACACAAAAAGGTAAGAAAAAGAAACACAACCTTTTTTTGCGCAAACAAAACTGATACCATTAACCAAGAGTTTCACAAACAAGcgtacaaataaagaaaattacaacaaggtCCTTTTTAGCCCAGCGTCGTCTTCGTCGAGCACCACGCCGCACCAGCGTATCCCGTGCCACTCCTCCACTGCAAGCTTGGACTAGGAGGAGCCCCCAAATGGCTAGGAAGTTGATGTTCCTCGGCACCAGAGCACCTCTATCATGCACCACAAACGATGCCAGCTTTGTCAACAACAACATctccgtcaagatcttcaacgaccgGCTCCGCCATCACTCGGACACCGGCGAGGGGGAAAGCGCACCATAGCTCCACCGAGCCGCGAACGCGCTTGGGACAACAGAACGGAGGAGAGGACCGCCGTCTTCAAAAGGCTCTCCGACCATGCCACCGAAGCACACAGAACGGAGGAGAGGACCGCCGTCTTCAAAGGCTCTCCGACCATGCCACCGCCTTCTCAGCGCCGCCGGTAGCCACCCTACAACGACCTACACTATGTACACACCGTGATCAGTCGATCCCCATCCTGCCGCCGCTGGAGCGACCGTCGAAGGCGAGGGATCGAGCGGATCGGCGGCAACGAGGTGGTCAGAGCGGGAGGGTGCACAAATCGCCTTATCTTACTGTAGATGGGGATAAGGGGAGAGTTCCAGGCTCTCAACCTAAAAAAAACGAAACACAACTTAAAAAAGACGAAGTCCTCCACACTTGAACACCAAAGCGGAAGCATGCTAACATGAACAGATCAGCTAGTCAACATGAGGGCATCACAAAAAAGCGAGCTTTCAGGTGCCTACGGAAACACATAACCTCCCTCCATCGCCAAAGAGGGACCCTACCCGCTCGCCCTGGCTCGAAGGGCGTCGAATCGTCAGGCGAAGGAGACGTTCACCCTAGAACCATGAGATGTGCATTTCAAGAGACAACTAAAAGGTTAGACCACACACAGACCACCTTGTTGTGACGACCACATCGACACATCAAGTAGCTAGCTTCAGAGCCTAAGACGAAGAGGGTAAACCGGGGAGCAGCCGCCGAGCATGAAGGTGTAGAGAGGCTGATCAGAGACGACAACTACAACAAGTGTAGGGAATGACTACAGTGATGAGCGCAAGGAGCCATTCCAGCTTCCATGGTGTTGTTAGTAGGAAGGAGAACCCTGCCCTTCCTGGCAAGCACCAGCAGCGAAGGCCCCAATCGAAAATGGTCAAAATTCCAATCCAACCTTGTcgccaccaccagcaccacgACCACATCACCGTCAGACTCCTACCAACCATGGCACCACTTGCCTACTACACCACCATATATCAGACGATGCTTCCAAAGAGGAAACGACACCCACAACGCCACCACCATC contains:
- the LOC124667542 gene encoding uncharacterized protein LOC124667542 — protein: MDSESSTSPYSPPSLRHKLRTTVCGCFGSPDSDGERPQSGSGRAKWRRRVAATGEFRYDPLSYALNFDDGGSDDSDEAADAAFRYRNFSSRLPSSPKPAAARRLTAVPIA